In a genomic window of Flavobacteriales bacterium:
- a CDS encoding T9SS type A sorting domain-containing protein, with translation MKSTLRNLVLALSGTMALSAMAQQPYNVTVTGTVAGCTANSYVNIVTLGGTQPSIDIDVPVLPPSCTFSVTLNMASQGGGFTISTACLGAIQSQVVQYQVPPIYDSTAVSVTFNCGNTMTDCLGVPGGNAMPGTACTTFLGLPGTWSADCVCVANGGNLDCEGVPNGPAQPGTPCSTPNGATGLWTANCVCDTDTMGGAYDCLGQLNGPNLPGTPCWVLGTNFIGLWDANCACVDSTNTGGGCIASFWAMQAMEFDSLNNPNGGGSPIPYEVWVWNLSSGTGGITYSWDFGDGSTSTLAYPTHTYAGNGPYLLCLTISDGTGCTDQFCDSISMDGDGILVGMVLETGADGSAARQDGFTINVQNPLVMGVSDAAMLSQAAIWPNPSSGELNLALISLADGLIDISILDVSGRLVLRESRAIATGRNQHSLDARALPAGVYTLRAADRSGKAISLRFVKAD, from the coding sequence ATGAAGTCGACTCTCCGCAATCTGGTACTCGCCCTTTCCGGCACCATGGCCCTCTCCGCCATGGCCCAGCAGCCCTACAACGTGACCGTCACGGGTACGGTAGCAGGCTGCACGGCCAATAGCTATGTGAACATCGTCACGCTCGGAGGTACCCAGCCGAGCATCGACATTGATGTGCCGGTGCTCCCCCCGAGCTGCACGTTCAGCGTGACGCTGAACATGGCCTCGCAAGGCGGCGGGTTCACCATCAGCACGGCCTGCCTCGGCGCCATTCAATCACAAGTGGTGCAGTACCAAGTGCCGCCGATCTATGACAGCACGGCGGTCTCCGTGACCTTCAACTGCGGCAATACCATGACCGATTGCCTCGGCGTCCCCGGAGGCAACGCGATGCCGGGCACGGCGTGCACCACCTTCCTCGGCCTGCCTGGTACTTGGAGCGCTGACTGCGTGTGCGTGGCGAATGGCGGCAACCTCGATTGCGAAGGCGTGCCCAACGGACCCGCTCAGCCAGGAACGCCATGCAGCACGCCGAATGGAGCGACGGGCCTTTGGACCGCCAACTGCGTCTGCGACACCGACACCATGGGAGGTGCCTATGATTGCCTTGGGCAATTGAATGGCCCGAACCTTCCTGGGACGCCTTGCTGGGTGCTCGGCACCAACTTCATCGGTCTATGGGATGCGAATTGTGCGTGCGTGGATAGCACCAATACCGGTGGCGGATGCATCGCCTCCTTCTGGGCCATGCAGGCCATGGAGTTCGATAGCTTGAACAATCCGAATGGTGGCGGCAGCCCGATTCCCTATGAAGTCTGGGTCTGGAACCTGAGCAGCGGCACCGGCGGCATCACCTACAGCTGGGACTTCGGCGATGGCAGCACCAGCACGCTCGCGTACCCCACGCACACCTACGCCGGTAATGGCCCCTATCTGCTCTGCCTCACCATCAGCGATGGCACGGGCTGCACCGATCAGTTCTGCGACAGCATCTCCATGGATGGTGACGGCATCCTCGTCGGCATGGTGCTGGAGACCGGCGCCGATGGAAGCGCCGCCCGCCAGGATGGCTTCACGATCAATGTGCAGAATCCGCTCGTCATGGGTGTGAGCGATGCCGCCATGCTGAGTCAAGCGGCGATCTGGCCCAACCCGTCCTCTGGCGAGCTCAACCTAGCGCTGATCTCGCTTGCCGATGGCTTGATCGACATCAGCATCCTTGACGTGAGCGGGCGACTGGTTCTTCGTGAGAGCCGCGCCATAGCCACCGGCCGCAACCAGCATAGCCTCGATGCCCGAGCCCTTCCTGCCGGCGTGTACACCTTGCGCGCTGCGGACCGGAGCGGGAAGGCCATCAGCCTGCGCTTCGTGAAGGCGGACTAG
- a CDS encoding PKD domain-containing protein — MRTAFRTLTFLLGTSAMALVAHAQPLYTLIVEGTIAGCTNLQQVNIASTPGSIPSYNYTLEVAPNACFYDTILHFNSPAAGVVVTTMCGGLALTATDTVTFNGVIDTATVVLNFNCGGLPMDCLGVPGGSALPGTACTTFLGVPGTWDNNCDCVANAQNCQACFTITSAAPWSADFTNCSTGNAPFTYEWWLPDGSSATTADAAWTFNSEGVYGVCLTIADANGCSSWVCDSILVDANGGISTGPIVWDCLGVANGPATPGTACTLQGSLPGIWSANCWCLLDTAMSDCEGVQGGPALPGTPCETEWNGQVLPGLWTNQCWCDTLAVGVDCLGIVNGPNVPGAPCQNPATGVNGYWDANCICVPDTNTTGCQAGFWVFQAYEIDSLNPNGGATPIPYELWIWNLSTGLSPFQFEWDFGDGASSFDPYPTHTYGASGPYNLCLTISDASGCTSIYCDSISIDGDGLYWGLAPQDGEVRNGFTINVLNQLPTAVEERSFNEPRLWPNPVTDALSISFRSTVSGNVPLSIIDLNGRVLLQDNLAYARGANRIDLSAAQLAPGLYVLRIGNDANAMNIRFVKN; from the coding sequence ATGAGAACCGCATTCCGCACGCTGACCTTCTTACTGGGTACCTCGGCCATGGCCCTGGTGGCCCATGCCCAACCCCTCTACACCTTGATCGTCGAAGGCACCATTGCCGGCTGCACGAACCTGCAGCAGGTCAATATCGCCTCTACGCCCGGGAGCATCCCGTCGTACAACTACACGCTGGAAGTGGCCCCGAATGCCTGCTTCTATGATACCATCCTGCATTTCAACAGCCCGGCGGCCGGCGTGGTGGTGACCACCATGTGCGGTGGCTTGGCGCTCACGGCCACCGATACCGTCACGTTCAACGGTGTGATCGATACGGCTACCGTGGTGCTCAATTTCAATTGCGGGGGTCTGCCGATGGATTGTCTCGGAGTTCCTGGTGGCTCTGCGCTACCCGGTACGGCCTGCACCACTTTCCTCGGTGTGCCCGGCACCTGGGACAACAACTGCGATTGTGTGGCCAATGCGCAGAACTGCCAGGCTTGTTTCACCATCACCTCAGCTGCGCCTTGGTCCGCTGATTTCACCAACTGCTCAACCGGCAACGCTCCTTTCACATACGAGTGGTGGCTCCCCGATGGAAGCAGCGCCACGACCGCAGATGCGGCATGGACCTTCAATAGCGAGGGGGTCTATGGCGTCTGCCTCACCATCGCCGATGCGAATGGATGCTCGAGCTGGGTCTGCGATTCGATCCTCGTGGATGCCAATGGCGGCATCAGCACCGGCCCGATCGTGTGGGACTGCCTGGGCGTGGCAAACGGCCCTGCAACGCCCGGTACGGCATGCACCCTTCAGGGCAGCCTTCCTGGCATCTGGAGCGCGAACTGCTGGTGCCTGCTCGATACTGCCATGTCCGATTGCGAAGGCGTCCAAGGCGGGCCTGCCTTGCCCGGCACGCCCTGCGAAACTGAGTGGAATGGACAGGTACTGCCCGGCCTCTGGACCAACCAGTGCTGGTGCGACACGCTTGCGGTTGGCGTGGATTGCCTGGGCATCGTGAATGGTCCGAACGTGCCCGGCGCGCCTTGCCAGAATCCCGCAACCGGCGTGAATGGCTACTGGGACGCCAATTGCATCTGCGTGCCCGATACCAATACCACCGGTTGCCAGGCCGGCTTCTGGGTCTTCCAGGCCTACGAGATCGACAGCTTGAATCCGAATGGCGGCGCCACCCCGATCCCGTATGAGCTCTGGATCTGGAACCTGAGCACAGGCCTGAGCCCCTTCCAGTTCGAGTGGGATTTCGGTGATGGCGCCAGCAGCTTCGATCCCTACCCCACGCACACCTACGGGGCAAGCGGTCCTTACAACCTCTGCCTCACCATCAGCGATGCCAGCGGCTGCACCAGCATCTACTGTGATAGCATCAGCATCGACGGCGACGGACTCTATTGGGGCCTGGCACCGCAGGATGGCGAGGTGCGCAACGGATTCACCATCAATGTGCTCAACCAGCTGCCCACTGCGGTGGAAGAGCGCTCCTTCAATGAGCCGCGCCTCTGGCCGAATCCGGTGACGGATGCACTGAGCATCAGCTTCCGCAGCACGGTGAGCGGCAACGTGCCCCTGAGCATCATCGACCTCAACGGCCGTGTGCTGCTGCAGGACAACCTGGCTTACGCCCGCGGCGCCAACCGCATCGACCTGTCCGCTGCGCAACTCGCGCCCGGACTGTACGTGCTCCGCATCGGCAACGATGCCAACGCCATGAACATCCGCTTCGTGAAGAACTGA
- a CDS encoding sigma-70 family RNA polymerase sigma factor: MLKGVRRSADALWRNKRMVDAALIARCIKQEPKAQYALYRALYAPMMAICSRYERNRDDALDRMNQGFLKILSNLDKRRPEVPFELWTRRIMINTVIDSHRQGKQRRDMESLDAPLDEGTLSEVNDYLKQMDADAFADLLKRVPEMSRRVFNLFAIDGFAHNEIAQMLGISEGTSKWHVSHARQVLQHAIARLAAPALAKTVSR, translated from the coding sequence ATGCTGAAGGGCGTCCGCCGATCGGCGGACGCCCTTTGGCGCAACAAAAGGATGGTTGACGCCGCGCTCATAGCACGCTGCATCAAGCAGGAGCCCAAGGCGCAGTACGCGCTCTATCGGGCGCTGTACGCGCCGATGATGGCCATCTGCAGCCGCTACGAGCGCAACCGCGACGACGCCCTCGACCGCATGAACCAGGGCTTCCTCAAGATCCTCAGCAACCTCGACAAGCGCCGGCCCGAAGTCCCCTTCGAGCTCTGGACCCGCCGCATCATGATCAACACCGTGATCGATAGCCACCGCCAGGGGAAGCAGCGCCGCGACATGGAATCGCTGGATGCGCCCTTGGATGAGGGCACGCTCTCCGAAGTGAACGATTACCTGAAGCAGATGGATGCTGATGCATTCGCGGACCTCCTTAAGCGTGTGCCGGAGATGAGCCGCCGAGTCTTCAACCTCTTCGCCATCGATGGCTTCGCGCACAATGAGATCGCGCAGATGCTCGGGATCAGCGAAGGCACGAGCAAGTGGCATGTGAGCCACGCCCGTCAAGTCCTCCAACACGCCATTGCACGCCTCGCGGCGCCCGCATTGGCCAAGACCGTTTCACGATGA
- a CDS encoding outer membrane beta-barrel protein, with protein sequence MVSPRSPWEITALAGLFSTTSRYQGARTQDWSVAPERTASFGAEAVRMGRNFGYGIGLQYGTYADRLSTPEESRTEELLSRYWFFQAVDTTVLVITGTTTDSLGNTVHTGVNVPTTVQVLRSAYDTSYATSLIREARTRVNRTSYVEVPLLLDAHLVQGRWSVGVRGGPTIGLLTTRSGSLPGEGDGGYAELGDAEVRQVVFGWTARAYLRYRFNSAWSIGLEPSARGQLQDGVTGKAASRRTSGLGAMLTLSYRLR encoded by the coding sequence TTGGTCTCGCCACGCAGCCCATGGGAGATCACCGCGCTGGCCGGTCTCTTCAGCACGACCAGCCGTTACCAAGGGGCGCGCACACAGGATTGGTCCGTTGCCCCGGAGCGCACGGCGTCATTCGGTGCAGAGGCTGTGCGCATGGGCCGCAACTTCGGCTACGGCATCGGCCTTCAATATGGCACCTATGCTGATCGCTTGTCCACGCCCGAGGAGAGTCGTACGGAAGAGCTGCTTTCACGCTATTGGTTCTTTCAGGCCGTGGACACCACCGTGCTCGTCATCACCGGAACCACCACCGATTCGCTCGGCAACACGGTGCACACGGGCGTGAATGTGCCCACCACGGTTCAAGTGCTGCGTTCGGCTTACGACACCTCGTATGCCACGTCACTGATCCGCGAGGCCCGCACCCGCGTGAACCGCACGAGCTATGTCGAAGTACCCTTGTTGCTTGATGCGCATCTGGTGCAGGGCCGCTGGAGCGTCGGCGTGCGTGGCGGGCCCACCATCGGCCTGCTCACCACGCGAAGCGGTTCCTTGCCCGGTGAAGGAGATGGCGGCTACGCGGAGCTGGGCGATGCCGAAGTGCGGCAGGTGGTGTTCGGCTGGACGGCCCGTGCCTATCTGCGCTACCGCTTCAACAGCGCCTGGAGCATCGGGTTGGAGCCTTCGGCGCGCGGGCAGTTGCAGGACGGCGTGACCGGCAAGGCGGCGAGCCGTCGCACCAGTGGCCTGGGCGCCATGCTCACGTTGAGCTATCGCCTGCGCTGA
- a CDS encoding oligosaccharide flippase family protein, with protein sequence MRRAFLTNLLLLLALNLLVKPFYILGIDAGVQRAVGTELYGMYAALLSLGFLLNIVLDLGITNYNTRHIAQHTPLMGKYLGGVAAARVGLMLAYAVLTAGAGIVLGYRGAQLGMLGWLVLNQALVASILFVRSNIQGAQRFRQDSLLSVLDRVLLIAIVGALLWGRGEGAFFRIEWFVWAQTAAYAITLAVSLVLVRRLSGPVSLRWKPAFTWVVLKRSFPFALLILLMTFYYRIDTVMLERMLPDGQVWAGIYYQGFRWFEALNMLGYLVAGLLLPMFSRMLKQQEDVSPLAGMAFRLVMAGSIAVAVFGSAHALEVMELLYHEDTESSARVLPMLLWSFVAVCTTYVFGSLLTAGGNLRALNWMAAGGALLNILLNLILIPRMQAEGAAWAALIAQGATAVVQVFLAARMNKLKGTTVIALRSLVHAGLLIAAIVFLGAIGFGLVASAACFVPIALATAWTTGLLRPEELRIAVQEGR encoded by the coding sequence ATGCGCCGCGCCTTCCTCACGAACCTGCTGCTGCTGCTGGCGCTGAACCTGCTGGTGAAGCCCTTCTACATCCTGGGCATCGATGCCGGGGTGCAGCGCGCGGTGGGAACGGAGCTGTACGGGATGTATGCTGCGCTGCTGAGCCTCGGCTTCCTGCTCAACATCGTGCTCGACCTGGGCATCACCAACTACAACACGCGGCACATCGCGCAGCATACGCCGCTCATGGGCAAGTACCTGGGCGGTGTGGCAGCAGCGCGCGTTGGCCTGATGCTCGCTTATGCCGTGCTCACGGCGGGAGCGGGCATCGTGCTCGGTTATCGCGGCGCACAGCTCGGCATGCTCGGCTGGCTAGTGCTCAATCAGGCGCTGGTCGCCAGCATCCTCTTCGTGCGCAGCAACATCCAAGGGGCGCAGCGCTTCCGGCAGGACAGCCTGCTGAGCGTGCTCGACCGCGTGCTTTTGATCGCGATCGTGGGCGCGCTGCTTTGGGGCAGGGGAGAGGGCGCGTTCTTCCGCATCGAGTGGTTCGTGTGGGCGCAGACGGCGGCCTATGCGATCACGCTTGCTGTCTCGCTGGTGCTGGTGCGCCGCCTCAGCGGACCGGTGAGCCTGCGGTGGAAGCCCGCCTTCACTTGGGTGGTGCTCAAGCGGAGCTTCCCCTTCGCGCTGCTGATCCTGCTCATGACCTTCTACTACCGCATCGACACCGTGATGCTCGAGCGCATGCTGCCCGATGGTCAGGTGTGGGCCGGCATCTATTACCAGGGCTTCCGCTGGTTCGAGGCGCTGAACATGCTCGGTTACCTCGTGGCCGGATTGCTCTTGCCGATGTTCAGCCGCATGCTGAAGCAGCAGGAGGATGTCTCGCCCTTGGCCGGCATGGCCTTCCGCTTGGTGATGGCCGGCAGCATCGCGGTGGCGGTCTTCGGCAGCGCGCATGCACTGGAAGTGATGGAGCTGCTCTATCACGAGGACACGGAGAGCTCCGCGCGCGTGCTGCCCATGCTGCTCTGGAGCTTCGTGGCAGTGTGCACCACCTACGTCTTCGGAAGCCTGCTCACTGCGGGCGGGAACCTGCGCGCCTTGAATTGGATGGCGGCGGGCGGTGCGCTCCTCAACATCCTGCTGAACCTCATCCTGATTCCCCGCATGCAGGCCGAAGGCGCGGCATGGGCGGCACTGATCGCGCAGGGCGCCACGGCGGTTGTGCAGGTATTCCTTGCTGCGCGCATGAACAAGCTGAAAGGCACTACTGTGATCGCGCTCAGATCCTTGGTGCATGCCGGTTTGCTGATCGCCGCCATCGTATTCCTTGGGGCAATCGGTTTCGGGCTCGTTGCCTCTGCCGCGTGCTTCGTGCCGATCGCGCTGGCCACAGCTTGGACGACTGGGCTCTTAAGGCCCGAAGAACTGCGCATCGCGGTCCAGGAAGGCCGCTGA
- a CDS encoding O-antigen ligase family protein codes for MAAIRQHWIAAACVLFVALNALLTARDFPWLALLPAVLLAAWAMVMVPERVLYFIAFATPLSINLEEMDLGGIGVSLPTEPLMLGLTFLLFLRIALQRGVLERRFLRHPITGVVIAQLVWMAVCIIPSSLPVISMKYLIARLWFVGSMFLLGSLLFRDAGAMHRFIKSFVAGLVVVVLYTLYQHSLHHFAHDPAHWVMSPFFKDHTSYGAVIAFIMPFMVAAVAMPGYSRTEKGIALVLLGVLVVGLVFSYTRAAWLSLVGAAGLFAVMRFRVPAWALGVLLVVAGIGYYVNKDQITIALERNRKESSDDLKEHVQSISNISSDASNLERLNRWNSAGRMWQERPLFGWGPGTYMFQYAPFQASEDRTIISTNFGSGGNAHSEYLGPLAEQGFIGMGLMVALVLLTTFRAMRLYHRMPSGADKRVMTAAFMGLVTYYLHGALNNFLDIDKASVPFWAFTAMIVLFDVKYAAPKGGAAPIN; via the coding sequence ATGGCCGCGATCAGGCAGCATTGGATCGCCGCGGCCTGCGTGCTCTTCGTGGCGCTCAACGCGCTGCTCACCGCCCGTGATTTCCCGTGGCTCGCCTTGCTTCCCGCAGTGCTGCTTGCCGCTTGGGCCATGGTGATGGTTCCTGAGCGCGTGCTCTACTTCATCGCCTTCGCCACGCCGCTCTCGATCAACCTCGAGGAGATGGACCTCGGCGGCATCGGGGTGTCGCTGCCCACGGAGCCGCTCATGCTCGGGCTCACCTTCCTGCTCTTCTTGCGCATCGCGCTGCAGCGCGGCGTGCTGGAACGCCGGTTCCTGCGGCATCCCATCACCGGGGTGGTGATCGCGCAGCTGGTCTGGATGGCCGTGTGCATCATCCCGAGCAGCTTGCCGGTGATCTCCATGAAGTACCTGATCGCGCGCCTCTGGTTCGTGGGGTCCATGTTCCTGCTCGGCTCGCTGCTTTTCCGGGATGCCGGCGCCATGCACCGGTTCATCAAGTCCTTCGTGGCGGGACTCGTGGTGGTGGTGCTCTATACGTTGTACCAGCATTCGCTCCACCACTTCGCGCACGACCCCGCGCACTGGGTCATGAGCCCCTTCTTCAAGGACCATACGAGCTACGGCGCCGTGATCGCCTTCATCATGCCCTTCATGGTCGCGGCAGTGGCCATGCCGGGCTATTCGCGCACGGAGAAAGGCATCGCGCTCGTGCTGCTGGGCGTGCTGGTGGTGGGGCTCGTGTTCTCCTATACCCGCGCGGCATGGCTCAGCCTGGTGGGTGCGGCGGGCCTTTTCGCGGTGATGCGCTTCCGGGTCCCGGCCTGGGCATTAGGCGTGCTGCTGGTGGTTGCCGGCATCGGCTATTACGTGAACAAGGACCAGATCACCATCGCCCTCGAGCGCAACCGAAAGGAGAGCAGTGACGACTTGAAGGAGCATGTGCAGTCGATCTCGAACATCAGCAGCGATGCCAGCAATCTCGAGCGCTTGAACCGCTGGAACTCCGCGGGCCGCATGTGGCAGGAGCGCCCGCTCTTCGGCTGGGGGCCCGGCACGTACATGTTCCAGTACGCGCCTTTCCAGGCTTCTGAGGACCGCACGATCATCAGCACCAACTTCGGGTCCGGCGGCAACGCGCACAGCGAGTACCTCGGGCCGTTGGCCGAGCAGGGATTCATCGGCATGGGCCTGATGGTGGCGCTGGTGCTGCTCACCACGTTCCGCGCCATGCGCCTGTACCATCGCATGCCGTCCGGTGCCGATAAGCGCGTGATGACGGCTGCCTTCATGGGCCTCGTCACCTATTACCTGCACGGGGCGCTGAACAACTTCCTCGACATCGACAAGGCCTCGGTGCCCTTCTGGGCCTTCACCGCCATGATCGTGCTCTTCGACGTGAAGTACGCGGCCCCGAAGGGCGGCGCGGCGCCGATCAACTGA
- a CDS encoding PP2C family protein-serine/threonine phosphatase, with amino-acid sequence MARLERIIERLELKEFQLRTLLDVSKAINNNVGRDELLRLFERIAHGELGITRLSLYERTDHWERILSYGHDARDAAIDAEQLFGTFTDIQTINAEIEGRLGAFDVAVPVYHRDKPLAFLLIGDIDEEEQRMSPVVKHLNFIQTLANLVAVALENQRMAGRQLQQELDRRDLVLAAQMQQQLIPAELPRTDRLEAAAWYQPHRLIGGDYYDLLPLGDERYLACVADVSGKGVAAALLMSNFQAQVRAALPHNNDLDRLIRHLNERVFANARGERFITFFAGLIDLRAGTLRFANAGHNDPLLHDGARITALHDGSIALGMMPSLPFLRIGEMPLPKEGTLLCYTDGLVEQEDAHGHAFEDEPLNRALSGFSGAGPDGLVSALKAAFEAHRGAEPYLDDIAVLCCRFS; translated from the coding sequence ATGGCCCGGCTGGAGCGCATCATCGAGCGATTGGAGCTGAAGGAGTTCCAGCTGCGCACGCTGCTCGATGTGAGCAAGGCCATCAACAACAACGTCGGGCGCGACGAGCTGCTGCGCCTCTTCGAACGGATCGCGCATGGTGAACTGGGCATCACGCGGCTGAGCCTGTATGAGCGCACCGATCATTGGGAGCGCATCTTGAGCTACGGGCACGACGCGCGCGACGCGGCCATCGACGCCGAGCAGCTCTTCGGCACGTTCACCGACATCCAGACCATCAACGCGGAGATCGAGGGCCGGCTGGGCGCCTTCGACGTGGCAGTGCCGGTGTACCACCGCGACAAGCCCCTTGCCTTCCTGCTCATCGGCGACATCGATGAGGAGGAGCAGCGCATGAGCCCGGTGGTGAAGCACCTCAACTTCATCCAGACCCTGGCCAATCTCGTGGCCGTGGCATTGGAGAACCAGCGCATGGCGGGGCGCCAATTGCAGCAGGAGCTCGACCGCCGCGACCTCGTCCTGGCCGCCCAGATGCAGCAGCAGTTGATCCCTGCGGAGCTGCCGCGCACTGACCGATTGGAAGCCGCTGCGTGGTACCAGCCGCACCGCCTCATCGGCGGCGACTACTACGACCTGCTGCCGCTCGGCGACGAACGGTACCTCGCCTGCGTGGCCGACGTCAGCGGCAAAGGCGTGGCTGCAGCACTGCTCATGAGCAACTTCCAAGCGCAGGTGCGCGCGGCGCTGCCCCACAACAACGACCTCGACCGGTTGATCCGCCACCTCAACGAGCGCGTGTTCGCCAATGCGCGCGGCGAGCGCTTCATCACCTTCTTCGCCGGCTTGATCGATCTGCGCGCCGGCACCTTGCGCTTCGCCAATGCCGGGCACAACGACCCTCTATTGCATGATGGAGCGCGGATCACCGCGCTGCATGACGGCAGCATCGCCCTGGGCATGATGCCGAGCCTGCCCTTCCTGCGGATCGGTGAAATGCCCTTGCCCAAGGAAGGCACCCTGCTCTGCTATACCGATGGCCTGGTCGAGCAGGAGGATGCCCATGGCCACGCCTTCGAGGATGAACCGCTGAACCGTGCACTGAGCGGTTTCTCGGGCGCCGGTCCCGATGGGTTGGTATCCGCATTGAAGGCTGCCTTCGAAGCGCACCGCGGCGCTGAGCCTTACCTCGACGACATCGCGGTGCTCTGCTGCCGATTCAGTTGA
- a CDS encoding UDP-3-O-(3-hydroxymyristoyl)glucosamine N-acyltransferase, whose translation MILPQPLTAAELAALIGAEAHGNTQRLVTGLNEINRVGEGDLVYVDHPKWYDKALNSAATTILIDKAVEPPPGKAIIISPDPCRDYNALVKRFMPRAGWGPEGIVIGEGSRIHPSAVIGPHVTIGRDCVIHPNVVIYERTTIGDHVTIHANAVIGADPFYYKKRPSGYDKMEPCGTVVIEDDVEIGALSTIDRGVSADTRIGRGTKMDNHVQVGHDTRIGERCLFAAHVAIAGACVIEDGVTLWGQVGIPSKLRVGKGAVILGQSGILTDAEAGKTYLGSPAREAKQMMREISLRAKLPEIAKKLGI comes from the coding sequence GTGATCCTCCCTCAGCCCCTCACCGCTGCCGAACTCGCCGCCCTGATCGGCGCTGAAGCGCACGGCAACACGCAGCGCCTCGTCACAGGCCTCAACGAGATCAATCGTGTGGGCGAGGGCGACCTGGTTTACGTGGACCATCCGAAGTGGTACGACAAGGCCCTGAACAGCGCGGCCACCACCATCCTGATCGACAAGGCCGTGGAACCGCCTCCTGGCAAGGCCATCATCATCAGCCCCGATCCATGCCGCGATTACAATGCGCTGGTGAAGCGCTTCATGCCGCGTGCGGGCTGGGGTCCTGAGGGCATCGTGATCGGCGAAGGGTCGCGGATCCATCCTTCGGCGGTGATCGGACCGCACGTGACCATCGGCCGTGATTGCGTCATCCACCCGAACGTGGTGATCTACGAGCGCACCACCATCGGCGACCACGTGACGATCCACGCCAATGCCGTGATCGGCGCCGACCCCTTCTACTACAAGAAGCGCCCGAGCGGCTACGACAAGATGGAGCCCTGCGGCACCGTGGTGATCGAGGACGATGTGGAGATCGGGGCCCTCAGCACCATCGATCGCGGCGTGAGCGCGGATACGCGCATCGGCCGCGGAACCAAGATGGACAACCACGTGCAGGTGGGCCACGACACGCGCATCGGCGAACGCTGCCTGTTCGCTGCGCATGTGGCCATTGCCGGCGCCTGCGTGATCGAGGATGGCGTCACCCTCTGGGGCCAGGTGGGCATCCCGAGCAAGTTGCGCGTGGGCAAGGGCGCGGTGATCCTCGGTCAGAGCGGCATCCTCACCGATGCCGAAGCGGGCAAGACCTATCTGGGATCACCGGCGCGCGAGGCGAAGCAGATGATGCGGGAGATCAGCCTGCGCGCCAAGCTGCCGGAGATCGCCAAGAAGCTAGGCATCTGA
- the efp gene encoding elongation factor P, which produces MASTADVNIGSYIRFNNDICQIMEWQHRTPGNLRAFYQGKMRNLRNGKLNEHRWRSGESMEVLRVEIHELQYLYREGDNLVCMDQATFDQKYIPVALFGDTMKFMREEMVVQIGFESEVPIFARPPKTVELTVAEAEHAVKGDTSNKVMKLAKLDNGTELMVPLFVEAGTVIRIDTETGEYLDRVKK; this is translated from the coding sequence ATGGCCTCCACTGCCGACGTGAACATCGGATCCTACATCCGCTTCAATAACGACATCTGCCAGATCATGGAGTGGCAGCATCGCACGCCGGGCAACCTGCGCGCCTTCTACCAGGGCAAGATGCGCAATCTCCGGAACGGCAAGCTCAACGAGCACCGCTGGCGCAGCGGTGAAAGCATGGAGGTGCTCCGGGTCGAGATCCACGAGCTGCAATACCTCTACCGCGAGGGCGACAACCTGGTGTGCATGGACCAGGCCACCTTCGACCAGAAGTACATCCCGGTGGCGCTCTTCGGCGATACCATGAAATTCATGCGCGAGGAGATGGTGGTGCAGATCGGCTTCGAGAGCGAGGTGCCCATTTTCGCCCGCCCGCCGAAGACCGTTGAGCTCACCGTGGCGGAGGCCGAGCATGCCGTGAAGGGCGATACCAGCAACAAAGTGATGAAGCTGGCCAAGCTCGATAACGGCACAGAGCTCATGGTGCCGCTCTTCGTGGAGGCTGGCACGGTGATACGCATCGACACCGAGACGGGCGAATACCTGGATCGCGTGAAGAAATAA
- a CDS encoding NUDIX hydrolase, translating to MEERGPWKTLTVEERYSTPWISVSHHEVIDPGGREGIYGVVHFKNLAVGVIPLDEEGNTWIVGQYRYPIDAYSWEIIEGGGSRERPPVESAQRELREEAGIVAERWTEVLQMDLSNSASDEVAIIYVAQGLTFHEPEPDHNEQLELRKVPFAELVQMVMRGELRDSLTVAGVLKVDRLLRDGDLLQK from the coding sequence ATGGAAGAACGTGGCCCTTGGAAGACACTGACGGTTGAGGAGCGATACAGCACCCCGTGGATCAGCGTGAGCCACCACGAGGTCATCGACCCCGGCGGGCGCGAGGGCATTTATGGGGTGGTGCATTTCAAGAATCTGGCAGTGGGCGTCATCCCGTTGGATGAGGAAGGCAACACCTGGATCGTAGGCCAGTACCGCTACCCCATCGATGCGTACAGCTGGGAGATCATCGAGGGCGGAGGGTCGCGTGAGCGGCCGCCTGTGGAGAGCGCCCAGCGCGAATTGCGCGAAGAGGCGGGCATCGTCGCGGAGCGCTGGACCGAGGTGCTGCAGATGGACCTGAGCAACAGCGCCAGCGACGAGGTGGCCATCATCTATGTGGCGCAAGGACTCACCTTCCACGAGCCGGAGCCCGACCACAACGAGCAGCTCGAGCTGCGCAAAGTGCCCTTTGCTGAATTGGTGCAGATGGTGATGCGCGGCGAATTGCGCGACAGCCTCACCGTGGCCGGCGTGCTGAAGGTGGATCGCCTGCTCCGGGATGGTGACCTGCTTCAGAAGTAG